A segment of the Siphonobacter curvatus genome:
TCCGAACCAGGCTTGCTGGAAAAATGGGTCTCTGCCTATTGGTACTGGCCGTGGCCTGCGGAAAAAAAGATGAACAGAAGCAGGGGGCACAACAAGCCCCGGCAGCTCCTAAAGAATATCCCGTTATTACGGTAGCCGCTCAACCCACGGATGTGTATACCGACTATCCGGCAACCATGCAGGGTCAGCAGAACGTAGAAATCCGACCGAAAATTGACGGCTATATTGATCACATTTACGTAGACGAAGGAGCCCTGGTTCGTAAAGGACAGGTACTCTTCCGCATCAGTGCTCCCCAATATGAGCAAGAAGTACGTACGGCTCAGGCCAGCATCAAAATTGCTCAGGCTGACGTAAACGCGGCTCAGATGCAGGTGAATAAAGTAAAACCACTCGTGGAGAAAGACATCATTAGTCACTACGAGCTGGAGTCAGCGGAATACACTCTGCAATCCCGGCAGGCGGCTCTGGCTCAGGCCAAGGCTACGCTGGCGAATGCCAATACGAACCTGAGTTACACGAAAGTGGTAAGTCCGGTGGATGGCGTCATTGGTCTGCTGCCCCTCAAGTTGGGTAGCTTAGTGAGTCCTACGACCACAACACCCCTGACAACCGTAGCCAATACGGGAAACGTGTACGCCTACTTTTCCCTCAACGAGAAACAACTGCTGGATTTCTTCCGCGATGTAAAAGGAAACACGCTCCAGCAACGGCTTGCCACATTACCAGGGGTATCGCTGGTACTGGCCGATGGAACAGTATACTCGCACAAAGGTCGCGTAGAA
Coding sequences within it:
- a CDS encoding efflux RND transporter periplasmic adaptor subunit gives rise to the protein MGLCLLVLAVACGKKDEQKQGAQQAPAAPKEYPVITVAAQPTDVYTDYPATMQGQQNVEIRPKIDGYIDHIYVDEGALVRKGQVLFRISAPQYEQEVRTAQASIKIAQADVNAAQMQVNKVKPLVEKDIISHYELESAEYTLQSRQAALAQAKATLANANTNLSYTKVVSPVDGVIGLLPLKLGSLVSPTTTTPLTTVANTGNVYAYFSLNEKQLLDFFRDVKGNTLQQRLATLPGVSLVLADGTVYSHKGRVETASGLISTETGSANFRATFPNPEGFLRSGSTGQVRVSSHIDNALLIPQKATYELQGKRLVYQVVEGNKVKSVEIQVRPTTDGKSFIVQQGLKAGDRVVTDGITALRDDVEIKPAAPQADSTATAADTTRK